From Cohaesibacter gelatinilyticus, the proteins below share one genomic window:
- a CDS encoding outer membrane beta-barrel protein, protein MAKTHLPLMILGLGLGMSVSNALAQGYPGSSSQTFGQSSSQSSVFGEDPGLRGLSADPAAEQVPFGEAPVPPTSDTAPPAFPTQPVQPLQTNPRSAQVLGPYDPTGISVGSFDLYPSVTFWGTHDDNVDNARRKQSSNSGRIEGDLRLRSNWSRHELEVNANASATGYRTPKRKPDHNYGLDGELRLDLGEVSTLTLRSGLGIEREAANSVELRASGGTQSIQTVLSGNAQLDHQAGLFELQLRGGLVDESFDENKSRDFQLFTVGGRVGYRYTDQVVPFVDLEASRRRFDQGPNAQDGDRLRGSIGVAVREREKWSGEFSVGQVIWKPDQAGQTSDRGLFADASVIWSPNTLWRIEAGLGTSLSSTSTAASSVLSHQFDLNVDYDIQRNLALGADLSISRQDYNGISRKDWVTSGGLDATYNLSRNAQVIGRYQHDRRSSNVAGEDFKSNLFELGVRFQK, encoded by the coding sequence ATGGCAAAAACACACTTGCCTCTTATGATTTTGGGCCTTGGTCTTGGCATGAGTGTGAGCAATGCTCTGGCGCAAGGCTATCCGGGTTCCTCTTCCCAAACCTTTGGCCAAAGCTCTAGTCAGAGCTCGGTTTTTGGTGAAGATCCCGGTTTACGCGGCTTGAGCGCAGATCCTGCTGCCGAACAAGTGCCGTTTGGTGAGGCGCCTGTTCCGCCAACTTCCGATACTGCACCTCCTGCCTTTCCCACCCAGCCGGTTCAACCGTTGCAAACGAATCCGCGATCAGCGCAGGTATTGGGGCCTTATGATCCAACAGGTATTTCCGTGGGATCTTTCGATCTTTATCCGTCCGTTACCTTTTGGGGCACGCATGACGACAATGTTGATAATGCACGGAGAAAGCAAAGCTCCAATTCCGGACGTATTGAAGGGGATCTTCGCTTGCGTTCCAACTGGTCCCGACATGAGTTGGAAGTGAATGCCAACGCCAGTGCTACAGGATATAGAACGCCCAAGCGGAAACCTGACCATAATTATGGTTTGGATGGAGAGCTGCGGCTTGATCTTGGTGAAGTGAGCACTTTGACCCTGCGCTCCGGGCTTGGGATCGAACGAGAGGCCGCCAACAGCGTTGAATTGCGTGCTTCTGGTGGAACGCAGTCCATTCAAACTGTTCTGTCAGGGAATGCTCAGCTTGATCATCAGGCAGGCCTGTTCGAGCTGCAATTGCGTGGCGGTCTGGTTGATGAAAGTTTTGACGAGAACAAATCCCGCGATTTCCAGCTCTTTACCGTTGGTGGTCGTGTTGGCTATCGTTATACAGACCAGGTTGTCCCCTTTGTGGATCTGGAAGCAAGTCGGCGCCGCTTTGATCAAGGTCCCAATGCGCAGGATGGAGATCGCCTGCGTGGTTCTATCGGTGTAGCTGTTCGAGAGCGGGAAAAATGGTCTGGGGAGTTTTCTGTAGGGCAGGTTATCTGGAAACCTGATCAGGCGGGTCAGACATCAGACCGGGGATTGTTTGCCGATGCCAGTGTGATCTGGTCCCCCAATACGCTCTGGCGGATTGAAGCGGGGCTTGGAACCTCCTTATCATCTACCTCCACAGCAGCCAGTTCCGTGCTGAGCCATCAGTTTGATCTGAACGTGGATTATGATATCCAGAGAAATCTTGCCTTGGGTGCCGACCTTTCGATCTCCCGTCAAGACTATAATGGCATTTCCCGCAAGGACTGGGTGACCAGCGGTGGTTTGGATGCAACTTATAACCTGTCCCGTAATGCGCAAGTGATTGGTCGATATCAGCATGATCGTCGCTCCAGCAATGTAGCTGGTGAGGATTTCAAATCCAATCTCTTTGAGCTGGGTGTGCGCTTCCAAAAGTGA
- a CDS encoding ABC transporter ATP-binding protein: protein MSDATDNTILSVNNIEVIYDHVILVLKGVSLTVPRGGIVALLGANGAGKTTTLKAISNLLGAERGDVTKGSIEFQGEEVQALSPNDLVRRGCIQVMEGRHCFGHLSIEENLLTGAYTRKDGSAAIKRDLEMVYDYFPRLRERRQSQAGYTSGGEQQMCAIGRAMMAGPSMILLDEPSMGLAPQLVEEIFEIVKQLNEKEGVSFLLAEQNTSVALRYASYGYILEGGRVVMDGEAKELSENQDVKEFYLGVGGDGQKSFRDVKHYKRRKRWLA, encoded by the coding sequence GTGAGTGACGCGACAGACAACACGATTCTATCGGTGAACAATATTGAAGTGATCTATGATCATGTGATCCTTGTTCTTAAAGGGGTGTCACTTACCGTTCCGCGCGGCGGCATTGTGGCGCTGCTGGGCGCCAACGGCGCTGGTAAAACCACCACCTTGAAGGCCATTTCAAACCTGCTTGGTGCGGAGCGTGGTGATGTGACCAAAGGCTCCATCGAATTTCAGGGCGAAGAGGTTCAGGCCCTTAGTCCGAATGATCTGGTACGTCGTGGTTGTATTCAGGTCATGGAAGGTCGCCATTGCTTTGGCCATCTGTCCATTGAAGAAAATCTTCTGACCGGTGCCTATACCCGTAAAGACGGTAGCGCAGCTATTAAGCGCGATCTGGAAATGGTGTATGACTATTTCCCTCGTCTTCGTGAGCGTCGTCAATCTCAGGCTGGTTATACATCCGGTGGCGAGCAACAGATGTGCGCCATTGGCCGCGCGATGATGGCAGGTCCGTCCATGATTTTGCTGGATGAGCCATCGATGGGTCTGGCCCCACAGTTGGTGGAAGAGATCTTTGAGATTGTGAAGCAGCTGAACGAGAAAGAAGGCGTGTCCTTCCTTCTGGCTGAGCAGAACACCTCTGTTGCCCTGCGCTACGCATCTTACGGTTACATTCTGGAAGGTGGGCGCGTCGTGATGGATGGCGAGGCCAAGGAACTTTCCGAGAACCAGGACGTGAAGGAATTCTATCTTGGTGTTGGCGGCGATGGTCAGAAATCCTTCCGCGATGTGAAGCATTACAAGCGTCGTAAGCGCTGGTTGGCCTGA
- a CDS encoding phenylacetate--CoA ligase family protein — protein sequence MSEFFDERDNQASDAREAALFAKMPAFLEKVKAGAPGWADFLKNIDPATITSREALAEVPVLRKSHLQACQKAKPPFGGFVMGDPSQWNRVFMSPGPIWEPQGMAADPWRGARALHTAGFRKGDIVHNAFAYHMTPGGFILDESARALGCAVFPAGVGNTEVQVEAMSMLQPSAYIGTPDYLKVILDKADDMGVKLDSVKKAMVSGGALFPSLRDEYTARGVETYQCYATADLGVIAYETSSLEGMLVNEDIIVEIVRPGTDEPVAPGEVGELVVTCFSETYPLIRFGTGDLSAMMEGTSSCGRTGMRIKGWMGRADQRCKIKGMFVDPAQINVLLKRFDRVDRLRLTVSRAEEQDVMTLQVATSDQTEGFQKEMSEALKDVTKLKGVVNLVPAGSLPNDGQVIVDERDYS from the coding sequence ATGTCAGAATTTTTTGATGAGCGTGATAATCAGGCATCTGATGCCCGAGAAGCGGCTCTCTTCGCCAAAATGCCCGCCTTTCTGGAAAAGGTAAAAGCTGGGGCGCCCGGCTGGGCTGACTTTCTGAAAAATATCGATCCTGCGACGATTACCAGTCGCGAAGCGCTGGCTGAGGTGCCGGTCCTGCGTAAAAGTCATTTGCAGGCCTGCCAGAAAGCCAAGCCACCTTTTGGTGGGTTTGTGATGGGGGATCCGTCCCAGTGGAATCGTGTCTTCATGTCTCCTGGCCCGATCTGGGAGCCTCAGGGCATGGCAGCGGATCCATGGCGTGGTGCACGGGCTCTGCATACAGCAGGGTTTCGCAAGGGTGATATCGTTCATAATGCCTTTGCGTATCACATGACCCCTGGTGGTTTCATTCTGGATGAGAGTGCCCGTGCTCTTGGCTGTGCGGTCTTCCCGGCTGGAGTTGGAAATACCGAGGTGCAGGTGGAAGCCATGTCCATGCTGCAACCATCTGCCTATATTGGCACACCGGATTATCTGAAGGTCATTCTGGACAAGGCCGACGACATGGGCGTGAAGCTTGATAGCGTGAAAAAGGCCATGGTGTCTGGTGGGGCGTTGTTCCCATCCTTACGCGATGAATATACAGCCCGCGGTGTGGAGACCTACCAATGCTATGCCACTGCTGATCTGGGCGTTATTGCCTATGAAACATCGTCTTTGGAAGGCATGCTGGTTAATGAGGATATCATTGTCGAGATCGTGCGCCCCGGCACTGATGAGCCGGTGGCTCCGGGCGAAGTGGGTGAGTTGGTCGTCACCTGTTTCAGCGAGACCTATCCGCTTATCCGCTTTGGCACCGGTGATCTGTCTGCCATGATGGAAGGTACCAGTTCGTGCGGTCGGACCGGCATGCGGATCAAAGGCTGGATGGGCCGTGCGGATCAGCGCTGCAAGATCAAGGGCATGTTTGTCGATCCTGCCCAGATCAATGTGCTGTTGAAGCGCTTTGATCGTGTGGATCGTCTGCGCTTGACGGTTTCCCGTGCGGAGGAGCAAGATGTGATGACTTTGCAGGTGGCGACATCCGATCAGACCGAGGGCTTCCAAAAGGAAATGAGCGAAGCCTTGAAGGATGTGACCAAGCTCAAAGGGGTGGTCAATCTGGTTCCTGCTGGCAGCCTTCCCAATGACGGACAGGTCATTGTTGATGAGCGTGATTACTCGTAA
- a CDS encoding OmpA/MotB family protein codes for MAKKKPQGGGGAPDWLVTFADLMSLLVCFFVLIISFSIQDNEKLQVVAGSMKDAFGVKPVMRKAGMIEIEGMPVREYVKQVAAVSQENDSDFAQERHDQRSRQGPEANTHDIEKTEIERPRMFATAAASLRQAWQELPEISEISKHIIIEEDEDGLNIQMVDQDGRSMFAEGSKYPYDFTRRLITSMAPVLARMPNRIQITGHTTASNGSINPGYTGWELSADRANVIRSILTEHGIPIDQIFSVVGKADSEPLFPNDPYLAANRRISILLMAENPPLPPTHKP; via the coding sequence ATGGCAAAGAAAAAACCACAAGGCGGCGGTGGCGCACCCGATTGGCTTGTTACCTTTGCTGATCTAATGTCCCTACTGGTATGTTTCTTCGTTCTGATCATCTCCTTCTCCATTCAGGATAACGAGAAACTGCAGGTTGTTGCCGGTTCGATGAAGGATGCTTTTGGTGTGAAGCCGGTCATGCGCAAGGCCGGTATGATCGAGATCGAAGGCATGCCTGTTCGTGAATATGTCAAACAGGTCGCAGCGGTCAGTCAGGAAAATGATTCCGACTTTGCCCAGGAACGTCACGATCAGCGGTCCCGTCAAGGTCCCGAAGCCAATACCCACGATATTGAAAAAACCGAAATCGAACGCCCACGCATGTTCGCAACCGCTGCCGCTTCCTTGCGCCAAGCCTGGCAGGAATTACCGGAAATCTCAGAGATTTCAAAACATATCATCATTGAGGAAGATGAAGACGGCCTCAACATTCAGATGGTTGATCAGGATGGACGCTCCATGTTCGCGGAAGGCTCCAAATATCCTTACGATTTCACGCGCCGGCTGATCACATCAATGGCTCCGGTATTGGCCCGTATGCCAAATCGCATTCAAATCACCGGTCATACCACCGCATCAAACGGCTCTATCAATCCCGGTTATACCGGTTGGGAATTGTCGGCAGACCGCGCCAATGTCATTCGCTCAATCCTGACCGAGCACGGCATACCAATAGACCAGATCTTCTCGGTGGTAGGCAAGGCAGATTCGGAACCACTCTTTCCAAACGATCCTTATCTGGCTGCCAATCGCCGCATTTCCATTTTGCTGATGGCAGAAAACCCTCCCCTGCCACCCACGCATAAGCCTTGA
- a CDS encoding response regulator, whose product MQLEYCSAVLVDKNNFQRKLLRSLLRTSGFHRIFETDSFEGGLTESKRSSSDFLFIDYDTARQSDLLRVASNIPRQHLARHTRLIMLMDNPTQPRVKTAIDIGSHWVLSRPFSPQTLDRRIRAVLDPGSLIKITPGSERRSGKDSEDATPASGLLNEMDDLLRSSQYFSVKPAEPAKITRKPTSSVSKTAPKHAEPEEDIFLL is encoded by the coding sequence ATGCAACTTGAATATTGCTCGGCAGTGCTTGTCGACAAGAATAACTTTCAACGCAAATTATTGAGAAGCCTTCTAAGAACATCAGGTTTCCATCGTATTTTTGAGACAGACAGCTTCGAAGGTGGTTTGACAGAATCCAAACGATCCTCGTCAGATTTTCTTTTCATCGACTATGACACCGCCAGACAATCAGATTTGCTACGAGTAGCATCCAACATTCCAAGGCAACATCTTGCCCGTCACACGCGCTTGATCATGCTGATGGACAATCCGACGCAACCACGGGTAAAAACCGCAATCGACATTGGCTCTCACTGGGTTTTGTCACGCCCCTTCTCGCCTCAGACACTGGATCGTCGCATTCGGGCGGTATTGGATCCGGGCTCATTGATCAAGATAACACCAGGCAGTGAACGACGCAGCGGCAAGGATAGCGAGGACGCCACTCCCGCATCTGGTCTGCTGAATGAAATGGATGACCTGCTGCGCAGTTCTCAATATTTCTCGGTCAAACCAGCAGAACCTGCAAAAATCACAAGAAAGCCCACATCGTCAGTTTCCAAAACAGCACCAAAACATGCTGAACCGGAAGAAGATATCTTCCTTCTATAA
- a CDS encoding motility protein A yields MDIATLLGMVASFGVVVTAILLGGTLGQFIDIPSVLIVIGGGLSATLIRFTLGGIGGAIVTGGKVAFGGSKVNARDMIEKITELADVARKSGPLGLEGVEVDEPTLAKGVQMIADGYEPAFIRDSMERERDLYIERLNEGKRFYKQLGDAAPAFGMIGTLVGLVQMLAAMDDPAAIGPAMAIALLTTLYGALVSNVICIPIVDKLDAKLDGEDLNQTLVIDGVMQIRENKSPNLIREMLLAYLPESARAEFQEEAA; encoded by the coding sequence ATGGATATTGCAACACTTTTGGGGATGGTCGCCAGTTTTGGCGTGGTTGTCACCGCCATTCTGTTGGGCGGAACCCTTGGTCAGTTTATCGACATCCCGTCCGTATTGATCGTGATTGGTGGTGGCCTTTCTGCAACCTTGATTCGCTTCACGCTTGGCGGCATTGGCGGCGCCATTGTAACCGGTGGTAAAGTTGCCTTTGGTGGCAGCAAGGTCAATGCCCGTGATATGATCGAAAAAATTACCGAGCTTGCCGATGTAGCACGCAAGTCCGGCCCTCTTGGTCTGGAAGGCGTGGAAGTTGACGAGCCCACCCTGGCCAAAGGCGTTCAGATGATTGCCGATGGCTATGAGCCCGCGTTCATTCGCGACAGCATGGAACGGGAGCGTGATCTCTATATCGAACGCCTGAACGAAGGCAAACGCTTCTATAAACAGCTTGGAGATGCGGCTCCGGCTTTTGGCATGATCGGTACATTGGTTGGCCTGGTGCAGATGCTTGCGGCCATGGATGATCCGGCAGCCATTGGGCCCGCCATGGCGATTGCGCTTTTGACCACGCTGTATGGCGCACTTGTATCAAACGTGATCTGTATTCCCATCGTGGACAAACTGGACGCCAAACTTGATGGTGAAGATCTTAACCAGACACTCGTCATCGACGGTGTCATGCAGATCCGTGAAAACAAAAGCCCGAACCTTATTCGCGAAATGCTGCTGGCCTATCTGCCAGAATCCGCAAGAGCGGAATTCCAGGAAGAAGCAGCATAA
- a CDS encoding NfeD family protein, translating to MILTIYEGLGGWFWMLLGLILLILEILAPGVIFLWLGVAAMFVGVADLIFQISWQTELMAFGFLALILVFVGRMLMNRFRKLETDRPMLNERSKALIGKEFSLDEAIVDGRGRIKVLDSYWRVSGPDCDVGGKVRVVNADGASLQVEVVE from the coding sequence ATGATCCTTACCATCTATGAAGGTCTTGGCGGTTGGTTCTGGATGCTGCTTGGCTTGATCCTGCTGATTTTGGAAATTCTGGCGCCGGGGGTGATTTTCCTTTGGCTTGGTGTTGCCGCCATGTTTGTCGGTGTGGCTGACCTCATTTTTCAAATCAGTTGGCAAACCGAGTTGATGGCTTTTGGTTTCCTTGCCTTGATTTTGGTGTTTGTGGGCCGAATGCTGATGAACCGCTTCCGCAAACTGGAAACTGACAGGCCGATGTTGAATGAGCGTAGCAAGGCTCTGATTGGCAAAGAATTTTCTCTTGATGAGGCGATTGTAGATGGTCGGGGCCGGATAAAGGTGCTGGATAGCTACTGGAGGGTTAGTGGTCCGGATTGTGACGTGGGCGGCAAAGTACGGGTGGTCAATGCAGATGGTGCATCCTTACAGGTAGAAGTCGTCGAATAG
- the arsC gene encoding arsenate reductase (glutaredoxin) (This arsenate reductase requires both glutathione and glutaredoxin to convert arsenate to arsenite, after which the efflux transporter formed by ArsA and ArsB can extrude the arsenite from the cell, providing resistance.): MSSQEITIYHNPNCGTSRNVLAMIQKAGIEPTIIEYLQTPPSRETLVSLLDAMPISVRDVLRTKGTPYGELGLDNMDLSDETLIDAMMEHPILINRPIVVTRNAVRLCRPSEAVLDILDADIGTFTKEDGEMVAKKDQ, translated from the coding sequence ATGTCTTCTCAAGAAATCACGATCTACCACAATCCCAATTGTGGAACCTCTCGCAATGTACTGGCTATGATTCAAAAAGCAGGCATCGAGCCAACAATCATTGAATATCTGCAGACCCCACCATCGCGCGAAACACTCGTTTCACTCTTGGATGCCATGCCTATTTCCGTGCGTGATGTATTACGCACCAAAGGCACGCCTTATGGCGAACTGGGCTTGGATAATATGGATTTGAGTGATGAAACCCTGATTGATGCCATGATGGAGCATCCAATCCTTATCAATCGTCCGATTGTCGTGACCAGAAACGCTGTGCGCCTATGCCGCCCGTCCGAAGCTGTATTGGACATTCTGGACGCAGATATCGGCACCTTCACCAAGGAAGATGGCGAAATGGTTGCCAAGAAAGATCAATAA
- the arsH gene encoding arsenical resistance protein ArsH produces MRPLDVSYLAPADDSGHAPRILLLYGSLRERSFSRLVSEEATRLLTAMGAETRTFNPSGLPLPDETDATHPKVQELRDLAAWAEGMIWVSPERHGAMTGIMKAQIDWIPLSLGAVRPTQGKTLALMQVCGGSQSFNAVNQMRILGRWMRMITIPNQSSIPKAFTEFGDDNRIKPSPYYNRIIDVCEELMKFTYMTRTRSDYLVDRYSERVESGQELINRVNSTPSR; encoded by the coding sequence ATGCGTCCACTAGATGTCAGCTATCTGGCACCAGCGGATGATTCTGGCCATGCACCGCGTATTCTGCTGCTTTATGGCTCTTTGCGCGAGCGCTCATTCTCGCGACTTGTATCAGAGGAAGCAACTCGCTTGCTAACCGCAATGGGCGCTGAAACCCGCACCTTCAACCCATCGGGCCTGCCATTGCCCGATGAGACCGATGCCACCCACCCCAAGGTGCAGGAGCTACGTGATCTTGCAGCATGGGCGGAAGGTATGATTTGGGTATCACCAGAACGACATGGTGCCATGACGGGTATCATGAAGGCTCAGATCGACTGGATCCCACTATCATTGGGCGCTGTGCGCCCAACCCAGGGCAAAACCCTTGCTTTGATGCAGGTCTGTGGTGGCTCGCAAAGCTTCAATGCTGTCAATCAGATGCGTATCTTGGGACGCTGGATGAGAATGATCACCATTCCCAACCAATCCTCTATTCCAAAGGCTTTCACTGAATTTGGTGATGACAATCGCATCAAGCCCTCCCCTTACTACAATCGCATCATTGATGTCTGCGAAGAGCTTATGAAATTCACATATATGACGCGCACCCGTTCTGACTATCTGGTGGATCGTTACTCCGAGCGCGTGGAAAGTGGGCAGGAGCTGATAAACCGGGTTAATTCCACCCCGAGCCGCTGA
- a CDS encoding SPFH domain-containing protein, producing MDAFGFGSIGFDSFVIFLLVLLIVLLVAGIKTVPQGYNFTVERFGAYKETLRPGLRFIVPFIDRIGARMNMMEQVLDVPSQEVITKDNATITSDGVAFYQILDAAQSAYEVNNLELALLNLTMTNIRNVMGSMDLDELTSNRDAINAQLLRVVDDAASSWGVKITRIEIKDINPPRDLVDAMARQMKAERDKRAAILEAEGQRQSEILRAEGEKQGQILEAEGKRQAAFLEAEARERAAQAEAKATEMVSKAISEGDLQAVNYFVANKYIETLGEVVKAPNQKVVMLPMESTSILGALGGIGELSKEVFGKNGSAGNGGSSSRVPHVPNNES from the coding sequence ATGGATGCATTTGGGTTTGGCTCTATCGGTTTCGACAGTTTTGTCATTTTTCTACTGGTTTTGTTGATTGTTTTGCTGGTTGCTGGCATCAAGACCGTGCCACAGGGGTATAATTTCACTGTTGAGCGTTTTGGCGCCTATAAGGAAACCTTGCGCCCAGGTTTGCGCTTTATCGTGCCGTTCATTGACCGCATAGGCGCGCGGATGAACATGATGGAGCAGGTTCTTGATGTTCCAAGTCAGGAAGTGATTACCAAGGATAATGCGACCATCACGTCTGATGGTGTGGCATTTTATCAAATTCTCGATGCGGCTCAGAGTGCTTATGAGGTGAATAATCTGGAATTGGCTTTGCTGAATCTGACCATGACCAATATTCGTAATGTCATGGGCTCGATGGATCTGGATGAGCTGACCTCCAATCGGGATGCAATCAACGCGCAATTGCTGCGCGTTGTGGATGATGCAGCCAGCAGTTGGGGCGTCAAGATCACTCGTATCGAAATCAAGGACATCAATCCGCCGCGAGATCTCGTGGATGCCATGGCGCGTCAGATGAAGGCGGAGCGTGACAAACGCGCTGCCATTCTGGAAGCAGAAGGTCAGCGACAATCCGAAATTTTGCGTGCTGAAGGTGAAAAGCAGGGGCAGATTCTGGAAGCAGAAGGTAAGAGGCAGGCAGCCTTTTTGGAAGCAGAAGCACGTGAGCGTGCAGCGCAGGCTGAAGCGAAAGCGACCGAAATGGTGTCCAAGGCGATTTCTGAAGGAGATTTGCAGGCGGTCAATTACTTTGTCGCCAACAAATATATCGAAACTCTGGGTGAAGTGGTCAAAGCGCCTAACCAGAAAGTGGTCATGTTACCTATGGAATCTACGTCCATTCTCGGAGCTCTGGGTGGTATTGGCGAACTGAGCAAGGAAGTCTTTGGTAAGAATGGCTCTGCTGGTAATGGTGGTTCTTCCTCCCGTGTGCCGCATGTCCCCAACAACGAAAGCTAG
- a CDS encoding KpsF/GutQ family sugar-phosphate isomerase translates to MPGQSDNAAISPLQSALSTIDKEMNGIAILKDALVGALKQPFLDAVKTIQEAQGRLIVTGMGKSGHIAKKLAATLASTGTPAFFVHPGEASHGDLGMIRTVDVVLALSWSGETAELANIISYTRRFKVPLIGLTSGEKSALATQADIALCLPKAEEACPLGLAPTTSTTMQLALGDALAVALLENRGFTASDFKVYHPGGSLGANLQYVRDLMHKEQTMPLAPSDSLMSEIIMTMSEKGFGCVGIIDGSGNLVGMVTDGDLRRHLADDLLSRKVSDVMTANPKTLPVDTLVASAIESMNASSITAIFIVDGTKPVGLLHMHDLLRIGAA, encoded by the coding sequence ATGCCAGGTCAAAGCGACAACGCCGCTATTTCTCCCCTACAATCTGCCCTATCTACCATCGACAAAGAGATGAATGGCATCGCCATCCTCAAAGATGCGTTGGTCGGGGCATTGAAACAGCCATTTCTGGATGCAGTAAAGACAATTCAGGAGGCCCAGGGTCGCCTGATAGTGACCGGTATGGGCAAGAGTGGCCATATTGCCAAAAAACTTGCCGCCACATTGGCATCCACCGGCACTCCGGCTTTTTTCGTTCATCCTGGCGAAGCCAGCCATGGTGATTTGGGCATGATCCGCACTGTTGATGTCGTGCTGGCCTTGTCCTGGTCGGGTGAAACGGCCGAACTGGCCAATATCATCTCCTACACCCGCCGGTTCAAGGTACCATTGATCGGCTTGACCTCTGGCGAGAAAAGCGCCCTGGCTACACAGGCTGATATCGCGCTTTGCCTGCCAAAGGCGGAAGAAGCCTGCCCTCTTGGACTGGCACCCACCACATCAACCACAATGCAGCTCGCCCTGGGTGATGCTCTCGCGGTGGCTCTTTTGGAAAACCGCGGCTTTACCGCATCTGATTTCAAGGTCTATCACCCTGGTGGAAGCCTTGGCGCCAATCTGCAATATGTGCGGGATCTGATGCATAAGGAGCAAACCATGCCTCTGGCGCCATCTGACAGTCTGATGAGTGAAATCATCATGACCATGTCGGAAAAAGGCTTTGGCTGCGTCGGTATTATCGATGGCTCGGGCAATCTGGTAGGCATGGTCACCGATGGTGATTTGCGTCGACATTTGGCCGATGATCTACTCAGCCGCAAGGTGAGTGATGTCATGACTGCCAATCCCAAAACCCTGCCAGTCGATACATTGGTCGCCTCGGCAATTGAAAGCATGAATGCTTCATCCATTACAGCCATTTTCATTGTCGATGGAACAAAACCGGTTGGTCTGTTGCATATGCATGATCTTCTACGCATTGGCGCAGCTTGA
- a CDS encoding ArsR/SmtB family transcription factor, producing MDEKKALTAFSALSQQTRLQVFRLLIKAGHQGLLAGDIATRLDVRQNTMSTNLSILTQAALIRNEREGRTIRYYANMSGIQHLLDFLLLDCCGGKAEECKPLVQALCGPD from the coding sequence ATGGATGAAAAAAAAGCACTCACAGCCTTCTCTGCCCTTAGCCAACAAACCCGCTTGCAGGTTTTCCGTCTGCTGATCAAGGCCGGGCATCAGGGTCTATTGGCTGGCGATATCGCCACTCGACTGGATGTCCGTCAGAATACCATGTCGACCAATCTGTCCATTCTCACGCAAGCGGCACTGATCCGCAATGAACGAGAAGGCAGAACCATTCGCTATTATGCAAATATGTCAGGCATACAACATCTTCTCGATTTTCTTCTGCTCGATTGCTGTGGTGGCAAGGCTGAAGAGTGCAAACCCCTGGTACAAGCCCTTTGCGGCCCAGATTAA